In Streptosporangiales bacterium, a single window of DNA contains:
- a CDS encoding CoA-disulfide reductase, translating to MTRLVIIGGSDAGISAGLRARELDPSMETTLVVADAYPNFSICGIPYYVSGDVTDWRHLAHRTRHDLENAGLDLLLDHTAHRIDSAAKTVTVTGPAGDEQLLGYDQLVIGTGAIPVRPPIRGLAELGPADGVHVLHTMGDTFAVMESLERRQPRTALVVGAGYIGLEMAEALTARGIRVTQVEQLPEVLPTVDPELGALVCAELTGHGVDVVTGTRVTDITREGNRLHVDGDHYFTRDVDLVLVVGGVAPDTALAETAGVSLDVRGAIVVDEHMRTGVPDVYAAGDCVVTHHRLLGTTYLPLGTTAHKQGRVAGENAVGGDRAFAGSLGTQVVKVFDLAVARTGLRDHEARTVGFAPVTVGSVADDHKAYYPGAQPITARVTGDAETGKLLGAQLVGPIPTAVAKRIDTFATALFAGLDVDTVAELDLSYTPPLGSPWDAVQMATQAWVRDHLETEAALPESVANVPG from the coding sequence ATGACACGCCTGGTCATCATTGGCGGTAGCGACGCAGGAATCAGCGCCGGGCTACGCGCCCGCGAACTCGACCCGAGCATGGAGACCACGCTGGTGGTCGCCGACGCGTACCCGAACTTCTCGATCTGCGGCATCCCGTACTACGTCTCCGGCGACGTCACGGACTGGCGGCACCTCGCCCACCGCACCCGGCACGACCTGGAGAACGCCGGACTCGACCTGCTACTGGACCACACGGCACACCGCATCGACTCTGCCGCCAAGACGGTGACCGTGACCGGCCCAGCCGGCGACGAGCAGTTGCTCGGCTACGACCAGTTGGTCATCGGCACCGGCGCCATCCCAGTGCGGCCACCGATCCGTGGACTCGCCGAACTCGGCCCCGCCGACGGGGTACACGTCCTGCACACCATGGGCGACACGTTCGCCGTGATGGAGTCGCTCGAACGCCGCCAGCCACGCACCGCGTTGGTCGTCGGTGCGGGCTACATCGGGTTGGAGATGGCCGAGGCGCTCACCGCGCGGGGAATCCGGGTCACCCAAGTCGAACAGCTCCCCGAGGTCCTACCCACCGTGGACCCGGAACTGGGCGCGCTGGTGTGTGCCGAACTCACGGGTCACGGCGTCGACGTCGTGACCGGAACCCGCGTCACGGACATCACCAGAGAAGGTAACCGGCTGCACGTCGACGGTGACCACTACTTCACCCGTGACGTCGACCTCGTTCTCGTCGTCGGCGGCGTCGCGCCGGACACCGCACTGGCCGAGACCGCCGGTGTCTCGCTCGACGTCCGCGGCGCGATCGTCGTGGACGAGCACATGCGCACCGGGGTGCCGGACGTCTACGCTGCCGGCGATTGTGTGGTCACCCATCACCGACTGCTGGGTACGACGTACCTGCCGCTGGGGACTACCGCGCACAAACAGGGTCGGGTCGCCGGCGAGAACGCCGTCGGTGGCGACCGCGCGTTCGCCGGCAGCCTCGGCACCCAGGTGGTGAAGGTCTTCGACCTCGCCGTCGCCCGCACCGGGCTACGCGACCACGAGGCCCGTACGGTGGGCTTTGCACCCGTCACGGTGGGCAGCGTCGCCGACGACCACAAGGCCTATTACCCCGGGGCGCAGCCCATCACCGCACGTGTCACGGGCGACGCCGAGACGGGCAAGCTGCTCGGCGCCCAACTCGTCGGCCCCATTCCCACCGCGGTAGCCAAGCGCATCGACACATTCGCCACCGCCTTGTTCGCCGGCCTGGACGTCGACACGGTCGCCGAGCTGGACCTCTCCTACACCCCGCCCCTGGGCAGCCCGTGGGACGCCGTCCAGATGGCCACCCAAGCCTGGGTCCGCGACCACCTCGAGACCGAGGCTGCACTGCCGGAGTCAGTGGCGAACGTGCCGGGATGA
- a CDS encoding metalloregulator ArsR/SmtB family transcription factor, translating to MRALADPVRLRILSLVLTHPSGEIRRGELADAFELTGPTVTHHLTVLCRAGLLERERHGTGVYYRATHRALAHYATLIAPSVTEANQLDPARVRTIEPADPLHRAVLDRIADQLASRFAGVFSPETVARYVHESYEMLASRARIRRFLPSLTANFAAERLAALAQAEGQRPNTCPEVLFVCVQNAGRSQMAAGLLEQVAGDRVHVRSAGSTPVSELAETVWQVMDEVGVHMGREFPKPLTDEVVRAADYVITMGCGDACPVFPGRRYLDWPIPDPIGQPLDRVRKIRDAIDERVHQLATDLLGTTA from the coding sequence ATGCGGGCATTGGCGGATCCGGTCCGGCTACGGATCCTCAGCTTGGTGCTGACACATCCATCCGGCGAGATCCGCCGCGGCGAGCTCGCCGACGCATTCGAGCTGACCGGCCCCACCGTCACCCATCACTTGACGGTGCTGTGCCGGGCGGGCCTCCTGGAGCGAGAACGTCACGGCACCGGGGTGTACTACCGTGCTACCCACCGCGCGCTTGCGCACTACGCCACCCTCATCGCGCCGTCAGTCACGGAGGCGAACCAACTCGACCCGGCCAGAGTGCGCACGATCGAACCGGCGGACCCGCTGCACCGCGCGGTACTCGACCGGATCGCTGACCAGCTCGCTAGTCGTTTCGCTGGGGTGTTCTCGCCCGAGACGGTGGCCAGATATGTGCACGAGAGCTACGAGATGCTGGCGTCCCGGGCCCGGATCCGGCGTTTCCTGCCCTCACTGACGGCGAACTTCGCCGCCGAACGACTGGCTGCACTCGCCCAAGCCGAGGGCCAACGTCCCAACACCTGCCCTGAAGTGCTGTTCGTCTGCGTCCAGAACGCCGGTCGCTCCCAGATGGCCGCCGGCCTGCTCGAGCAGGTCGCCGGTGACCGCGTGCACGTCCGGTCGGCCGGCTCGACCCCCGTCAGCGAGTTGGCCGAGACAGTCTGGCAGGTGATGGACGAGGTCGGCGTCCACATGGGTCGGGAGTTCCCCAAGCCACTCACCGACGAGGTCGTTCGCGCTGCCGACTACGTCATCACCATGGGCTGCGGTGACGCCTGCCCCGTCTTCCCCGGCAGGCGCTATCTCGACTGGCCGATCCCCGACCCGATCGGCCAGCCGCTGGACCGTGTCCGTAAGATCCGCGACGCCATCGACGAACGCGTCCATCAGCTGGCGACCGACCTGCTCGGCACGACGGCGTGA
- a CDS encoding metalloregulator ArsR/SmtB family transcription factor, whose protein sequence is MSTSSTALADEGEVGHTTDADPDIAEATVRLFGDPLRAKIVRLLADEQMCTCHLVEETGARQSTISHHLRILRESGFVAAEPHGRYTYYRLRPEALNTLIAAIAGMAVQAQRAQTLRRPCT, encoded by the coding sequence ATGTCGACTTCATCAACCGCACTTGCCGATGAAGGCGAAGTCGGACATACCACGGACGCCGACCCCGATATCGCCGAGGCAACCGTGCGGCTCTTCGGCGACCCACTTCGCGCCAAGATCGTGCGGTTGCTTGCCGACGAACAGATGTGCACCTGCCACCTCGTGGAGGAAACGGGCGCACGGCAGTCCACGATCAGTCATCACCTGCGTATCCTCCGTGAATCCGGCTTTGTTGCCGCCGAGCCCCACGGTCGGTACACCTACTACCGGCTGCGTCCCGAAGCGCTCAACACGCTGATCGCAGCCATCGCAGGAATGGCCGTGCAGGCACAACGAGCACAGACGCTGCGTAGGCCGTGCACCTGA
- a CDS encoding arsenic transporter, with translation MTVAAILIFAATLTLVIWQPKGLGIGWSALGGAVVALLTTVVHLSDVPTVVGIVWNATLAFVAVIIISLVLDECGFFEWAALHVARWGRGRGRALFVLIVLLGAAIAAVFANDGAALILTPIVMQIMLALRFSPKASLGFVMATGFISDTGSLPLVVSNLVNIVSADFFGIGFARFAAVMVPVGIVSVVASLAMLVLYFRRSIPKTYDVTALRRPADAITDRLTFRAGWVVLVLLLVGYFGADPVGVPLSVVAGGGALILIAVAARRPAFLFPQLTRRPAPVMVRAEQAASAPEASAADDHRLTAPRQIPVGKVIREAPWQIVLFSIGMYLVVYGLRNQGLTGELAKVFGFFADHGDLTAALGTGYVVAGLSSIMNNMPTVLIAALAIDAVGATGLTHEAMVYANVIGSDLGPKITPIGSLATLLWLHVLDRKGMHIGWGRYFRTGIVLTIPVLLVTLLALAGWLSVIGA, from the coding sequence ATGACCGTGGCAGCAATCCTCATCTTCGCGGCGACGCTCACTCTGGTGATCTGGCAGCCCAAGGGACTGGGCATCGGCTGGAGCGCCCTCGGCGGCGCGGTGGTCGCTCTGCTGACGACGGTGGTGCACCTCTCCGACGTGCCTACCGTCGTGGGTATCGTGTGGAATGCGACGCTGGCGTTCGTCGCGGTGATCATCATCTCTCTGGTGCTCGACGAGTGTGGTTTCTTTGAGTGGGCCGCCCTGCACGTCGCGCGCTGGGGCCGTGGCCGCGGGCGTGCGCTGTTCGTGTTGATCGTCCTGTTGGGGGCGGCGATCGCCGCAGTGTTCGCCAACGATGGTGCCGCCTTGATCCTCACCCCGATCGTCATGCAGATCATGCTCGCCCTGCGGTTCTCACCGAAGGCATCGCTTGGGTTCGTCATGGCGACCGGGTTCATCAGCGACACCGGTAGCCTGCCGCTGGTCGTGTCCAACCTCGTCAACATCGTCTCCGCCGACTTCTTCGGCATTGGCTTCGCCCGCTTCGCCGCGGTCATGGTCCCCGTGGGGATCGTCTCCGTCGTAGCCAGCCTGGCCATGTTGGTGCTCTATTTCCGCCGCTCGATCCCGAAGACCTACGACGTGACCGCCCTGCGGCGACCGGCGGATGCGATCACCGACCGGTTGACCTTCCGCGCCGGGTGGGTCGTGCTCGTGTTGCTGTTGGTCGGCTACTTCGGCGCGGACCCAGTGGGCGTGCCGCTGTCCGTGGTGGCCGGAGGCGGTGCGCTGATCTTGATCGCCGTCGCGGCACGCAGGCCCGCCTTCCTGTTCCCGCAGCTGACCCGCCGTCCTGCACCGGTGATGGTGAGGGCGGAGCAAGCCGCGAGCGCGCCGGAAGCTTCGGCCGCTGACGACCACCGTCTGACCGCGCCGCGGCAGATCCCCGTAGGCAAGGTCATCAGGGAAGCGCCGTGGCAGATCGTGCTGTTCAGCATCGGTATGTACCTCGTCGTATACGGCCTCCGCAACCAGGGGCTCACCGGTGAGCTGGCCAAGGTCTTCGGCTTCTTCGCCGACCACGGCGACCTCACTGCGGCTCTCGGCACCGGCTACGTGGTCGCCGGGCTCTCGTCAATCATGAACAACATGCCCACGGTGCTCATCGCCGCACTGGCCATCGACGCGGTCGGTGCCACCGGGCTCACGCACGAGGCGATGGTCTACGCCAACGTCATCGGCTCCGACCTCGGCCCGAAGATCACCCCCATCGGCAGCCTGGCTACCCTGCTGTGGCTGCATGTACTAGATCGCAAGGGCATGCACATCGGATGGGGTCGTTACTTCCGCACCGGCATCGTGCTCACCATCCCGGTCCTGCTGGTCACCCTGCTCGCCCTTGCCGGCTGGCTCAGCGTCATCGGCGCCTGA
- a CDS encoding NAD(P)-binding protein codes for MAGTSDVVVIGGGQAGLAAGYYLRRARVSFDILDAHDRPGGAWQHGWDSLQLFSPAEYSPLPGWWMPHQEGETFPTAGHVVRYLGTYEQRYELPIHRPVQARGVRAAGPLLAVETDRGTWRAKIVISATGTWDTPYLPEYPGSHDFVGRQLHTVSYSSPEPFHGQRVVIVGGGNSAAQILAEVSTVADTLWVTQRPPRFMPDDVDGRILFDVATRREATQRDGADTAGVGGLGDIVMVPSVLDARERGVLHAPPMFQRLTRGGVTWDHGTEHPCDAIIWCTGFRPSLHHLEPLSLEYHHGVPKTVGTRSVDEPRLYLLGYGDWTGAASATLIGAGRTAKSAVAEIADRLELIGSE; via the coding sequence GTGGCCGGGACATCGGACGTGGTCGTCATCGGCGGCGGTCAGGCGGGACTTGCCGCCGGCTACTACCTCCGCCGCGCCCGGGTGAGCTTCGACATCCTGGACGCGCACGACCGGCCGGGAGGTGCGTGGCAACACGGCTGGGACTCGCTGCAGTTGTTCTCCCCAGCCGAGTACAGTCCACTGCCTGGCTGGTGGATGCCGCACCAAGAAGGCGAGACGTTCCCCACCGCCGGGCATGTCGTCCGCTACCTCGGCACGTACGAGCAACGGTACGAGCTCCCGATCCACCGGCCGGTCCAGGCGCGAGGCGTCCGTGCCGCCGGCCCACTCCTGGCGGTCGAGACCGACCGAGGTACCTGGCGGGCCAAGATCGTCATCAGTGCCACCGGCACCTGGGATACGCCCTACCTCCCCGAGTACCCAGGTAGCCACGACTTCGTGGGCCGCCAGCTGCACACCGTGTCGTACTCCTCCCCCGAGCCGTTCCACGGTCAGCGCGTGGTGATCGTGGGGGGAGGTAACTCCGCAGCCCAGATCCTGGCCGAGGTCTCCACTGTGGCCGACACCCTCTGGGTCACCCAACGTCCACCTCGCTTCATGCCCGATGACGTCGACGGCCGCATCCTGTTCGACGTCGCCACCCGGCGAGAGGCCACACAACGCGATGGCGCCGACACCGCCGGTGTAGGCGGGCTGGGGGACATCGTCATGGTGCCCAGCGTGCTCGACGCCCGCGAGCGCGGCGTCCTACACGCGCCCCCCATGTTCCAGCGGCTTACCCGCGGCGGGGTCACCTGGGACCACGGAACCGAACACCCCTGCGACGCGATCATCTGGTGCACCGGCTTCCGCCCCAGCCTGCACCACCTCGAACCGTTGAGCCTGGAGTATCACCACGGCGTACCCAAGACCGTGGGCACACGATCGGTGGACGAACCCCGCCTGTACCTCCTCGGCTACGGAGACTGGACGGGTGCTGCCTCGGCCACCTTGATCGGTGCCGGCCGTACCGCGAAGTCAGCTGTCGCCGAGATCGCCGACCGCCTCGAGCTCATTGGCTCGGAGTGA
- a CDS encoding metalloregulator ArsR/SmtB family transcription factor: MRGAAASQDDTPQQVSAQPLDRDDAERLARLLKVVSDPTRLQLLSMISDSPTGEACVLDLTEPLGLRQPTVSHHLKMLVEAGILQREKRGSWVWYSIVPDRLTAVADILR, encoded by the coding sequence ATGCGAGGAGCCGCGGCCAGCCAGGACGACACCCCCCAGCAGGTGTCTGCCCAGCCACTCGACCGCGACGACGCCGAACGTCTCGCCCGCCTCCTCAAGGTCGTCTCCGACCCCACTCGACTGCAGCTGCTCAGCATGATCAGCGACAGCCCCACAGGGGAGGCCTGCGTGCTCGACCTGACCGAGCCACTGGGGCTACGGCAACCTACGGTCAGCCACCACCTCAAGATGCTCGTCGAAGCCGGCATCCTCCAGCGCGAGAAGCGGGGCAGCTGGGTCTGGTACTCCATCGTGCCCGACCGGCTGACCGCCGTCGCCGACATCCTCCGCTGA